From the genome of bacterium:
GTCAGCGGGCGGGGTGTGTCACGGTTGGGGTCAGCGCTGCAAGCCTGTCGGCTGGTCCCCCACTTTTACAAGGGGGGGCGGGAGGATTTAATCCCAATAGCATGCTCCGCTCAAACTTCGTGGAGCCAGGCTCTGACAGGCTGCGAACCGATTCCCCCTTCTGAAAGGGGTTGTCTTTTGAGGCGTCATTTTGAAAATTGACTCTGTCCCCGACTACCCCGCCGCAGTCGAGGCGCTCTACGGCCTCCAGCGTTTCGGGATCAAGCTCGGGCTGGAAAAAATAAACTCACTGCTCGAGGCCCTGGGCCGCCCGGAGAAAAATTTCCCGGCCGCCCACGTGGCCGGCACCAACGGCAAGGGCGCCTGCGCCGCCGCGATACACGCCGTGCTTCGCGCGCACGGGCTCAACGCCGGGCTTTACACCAGCCCGCACCTGTGTGACCTGCGTGAGCGCGTGCGCGACAGCCTTGGGGCCGTGCCCGAAAGCTTTGTCCGCGACTGGGTCGAGGCGAATCTTGAGCGAGTGCTGCGCGAGCGGATAACTTTCTTCGAGACCGTGACCGCCCTGGCTTTCGACTGGTTCGCCCGGCGGGAGGTGGTGGCGGCGGCGGTGGAGGTGGGCCTGGGCGGGCGCTGGGACGCCACCAACGCGCTGACTCCCGCGGTCAGCGTGATCACCTCCATCGGCCGCGAGCATGAGGCCTGGCTCGGGCGCGGCCTGGCCCGGATCGCCGGGGAGAAAGCCGGGATCGCCAAGCCCGGCGTGCCTCTGCTTTGCGGAGTGACCGCCCGCGTGCCTCGCGCTGTGATCGAGGAGTCCTGCCGCGCCTCCGGCAGCCCGTTCCTGCCCCTGGAAAGCGAAATCCGCCTGGGCGCGGTGAGTGTCGGGCCGAGCGGCACCCGGTTCAACTACCGCTCGGTAAGTCTGAGCCTGGAGCGGGTCGTAGTGCCGCTCTACGGGGCGCATCAGGCGCGGAACCTCGCCCTGGGCCTGCGCGCCGCCGAGATGCTGCTGGAACGCCTGGGGGTCGCCCCGCGCGCGGAGGCCGCAACCGCGGCCCTGGCGGGACTGGTCTGGCCGGGACGGTTCCAGCGGGTGAGCCTGCCGGATGGCGGCGAGCTGGTGCTGGATGTGGCCCACAACCCTGATGCGGCGCGCAAGTTGGCCACGGTCTGGCGGCGTGTCTACGGCGCCCGGCGGGCGATTGTGGTCGCCGGGCTGGCCGCGGACAAGGATTATGCTTCGTTCCTCGCCGCCCTGGCCCCGCTTGCCGCGCGCTTTGTCCTGACCGTTCCCGATTTCGGCGGCTCGGATAACCGTTCCGGCGCCGCCGAGCCCCAGGCCATGGCACGCGCGCTGGAGCGACGCGGCATCGGCGTTGCTTTCCAGGTCGCTGAAGACGTACCGCGCGCCCTGGAAAGCGCCCTGGACCACCCGGAGCCTGTTCTGGTCACCGGGTCGTTCCGCACCGTGGGCGAGGCCATGCGCGCCCTCGGCCTGCGGCTCGAATGAAACTCAACTCTCTGTCTTGGAGTCGCCGCCTTTGTCCGACCGTTTCGGCATAAGCCTGGAAAGCGGGCACAGTCTCTGGCTCTGGCTGCTGATTGCCGCCCTGGCCGCGCTTGTCCTCTGGAGCTACCGCCGCACCTGGCCCCCGGTGGGCGCGCCCTATCGCGCGCTCCTGATCTGCCTGCGGCTGGCTGTGTTCACTGTGGCGGCCTGGCTCATTTTCCAGCCCGTGCTTACCTGGTCGGTCGAAACCCGGCGCCGCGAGCGGGTGGCCGTGCTCCTGGACAACTCGGCCTCCATGCGCCTGCCCGCCTCGGCCGCGGGAGGACCGGACAGCTCCAGCCGCGTCGAGCTGGCCCTGTCGCTCCTGGGCGGCCTGCACTCCGACAGCCTGAGCGCGCTTTACACCTTCGGCGACCGTCTGGCCCCACTCACCCGGACGGACAGCCTGGGGTCCACTCCCTCCGGCCGCACCGACCTGGCCGCGGCCCTGCGGCAGGTCATCGCCCCAGGGGCCCCCGCCTGGGACCGCATCTATGTGCTCAGTGATGGCGCGGTGAACAGCGGCGAGGACCCCACGGCCCTGGCCGCTGCCCTTCCCCCGCTGGAAAGCGTTATTGTCGGGCGGACACCCTCCGCGCCCGACCTGGCCCTGGCCGCCCTGAGCCAGAGCCGTCCGGCCTATGACAACGAGCCGGTCGAGCTGGAGCTTTCCGTGGCGGTCAATCTTCCGCCGGGCGCCCACAGCCTGCCCTCCGGCGCGGCCCCGGTGGTCGATTTCCAGGTGGACGGCAGTCCGGTGGCCTCGCTGCGGCTGGATGCAGGGAGCCTCAGCGGACGGTTCATCGGGGGACAGGTCAAGCTGCCGCCGCTGCCCGAGGGCGAGCATGTCCTGCGCGCCGTGCTGCGCCCGCTGCCCGGCGAGTGGACAGAGCGCAACAACGAGCGCCTGCTGATCCTCGAGGTGGCCCGCGGCCGTCACCCGCTCCTGCTCGTGACCGACGCCGCGGACTGGGATTTCACATTCCTGCACCGCGCCCTCAGCCTCAACCAGGACTGGGCGGTCTCGGCCCTGGTGCTCCTGGGCGGCGAGTTGCACTCCGTGCGCAGCCAGGACCGGGAGGGCCGTTTCTCGGCCGGGCGCCTGCCGGATGACAAGGAACTGGAAAACATCGAGCTGGTGCTCCTGCACGGCGACCTGGCGCGCCTGGACCGCTCTTTCCTCGAGCGTGTGGCCGCCCGCGCCGCGCGCGGCAGCTTGGCCCCGGTGCTCTGGCCCAGTGTGCGCCTCGATCCATCGGCTCTACCCGCCGGACTCGCCGCCTGCCTGCATTTTGCTTCCGTTCCTGCGCCGCTCGTTCCGCAGCCGGCCCGCGACATTCCCTGCCGCCTTCTCCCGGACAACCGTTTCGGCCTGGCAGTCCAGGCCGGGGATGAGGAACTGCCTCCGGTGGAAAGCGTGATGCGCCTCCCCGGGCTGGCCCCGGACGTCGTGCCTCTGGCCGCGCTGAGCGGCGCGGCCTCGGGCCTGGCCGCCGACCCGCACGGTGCTCCGCTGATTGTGGTGCGCGATCACGACGGGGTCCGCTCGGCCACGGTCCTGGGGACCGGGCTCTGGCGCTGGCACATGCTGAGCCAGGAAAGCCCCGGCCAGGACATCGCCCGCTACGAGCGTCTTTGGGAAACCCTGGCCGGCTGGCTGATCAGCGGGCGGCGTAGCGAGGGCGGCACTCTGCGGCCGGAGCGAAACGTATTCCAGTGGGGGGAGGCGGTCGCGTTCAGCGCGCCCGGCGCGGATGCCTCGGACAGCCTGACCCTGCGCCTGAGTCTGGTGCGCGAGCCGGAGGGCCCCGGCGAGGTCCCGGACAGCCTGCCGTCTCTCATCTCTTCGTCCCCCGACCCCGGTCAGGCCCGGCGGGTCGTGCTCGGAGCGCTCACTCCCGGGGTCTACCGCTGGCGGGTCACTGCCGAGAATCCCGCCGCTGAGGCGCGCGACTACGGCGGCCTGTTCGCAGTGGAGAGCTATTCCCCCGAGCTGGCCGTGGTGCAGCCCGACACCACGCTCCCGGCCGCATTGGCGCGCGCCACCGGCGGAGGCTTGACCGACAGCCGCGCGTTTTCCGGCCGCATCGGCGACAACCTCACCCGGCGGCGTGTCCGCCACAGCCTTTCCCTGGCCGGGGAGAGCTGGCTCTACTTTGTCCTGATCGCCCTTCTGTCTGCCGAGTGGATTCTGCGGCGACGGCGTTCCCTGGCCTGAAAAAGCCGCAACCCGCGAGCGGTGGAAAAAGTTGACAACCGGCGCTGGTAAAAATATTTTCAATCCAAGTCCCTTGTCAGAAATATTTTTCACTCATTCAACTCCGGGACTTCCGGCGCTGTTTTTCGGCATGCTGGCGGATCGAGCGATATGCAAGTCGGTTTTCAGGACTTTTAACGGTGAGGTATCTGCCCCATGAGCGACAACCGCAGTCAGGACATCAAACTTATCAAGCTCGCGATAAAAATCGAAAAAGACTCACTCGCCTTCTTCGAAAAATTCATCCAGAAAGCCGGTGAAACCAGCCACCTGACCCCGTTCCTGCAGGGCGTGCAGGCTGAACTGAACGAGGATGTCTCCCGTTTCGAACTCCTGCTACAGCCCCTGGAGAGCGAGGCCGGGACAGATGAAAGCATCCAGAGCCTCTCGCTGGATGAGTATGTCAAAGGCGTGCACGGCGCCCGGGTGGACAAGTTTTTCACCTCCAGCCGGACAGTCGAGTTGCTCGAGGGCTTCTACAACCCGATCCAGGCCCTCGGCGCCTCCATCCAGATCTTCAAGGACATCGCCAAGTTCTACCAGGACAGCGCCGCCGACATTTTCTACGACAAGGAGAAGGCCGCTTTCCTTGAATCGGCGGAGCGTAAAAAAGAGCAGTCTGAATCTGTCGCCCGCAAGAAACGCGAGATCATCAGCCGCTTCCCCTGAGCGGTCCGGCCGCGCCCATAAATGCCGGTGCGTAACCATGCGCGCCTCCCGGAGTCTGACTGGTTCGCGGGGGGCGCGCTTTATTTGAAACCGACTTTGTTGAGGAGCGTGATAATGGAAATATCCCTGAGCCGCAAGCTCGACCTTGAATCCGGGCGGGAGGTCCTCCTCCTGCCGCTGGCCGAGGGGGCTTTGGCCGAGAATCAACTGTTCGCCGCCCTGGACCGCAGTCTGGACGGCGCCCTGGCCCGCGCCGCGGCCCAGGAGGATTTCCAGGCCAAGAGCGGCCAGGCCCTGGTCCTGAACACCCTGGGGAAGGTTGCGGTGCAGCGGGTGGTGCTGCTGGGCCTGGGCGAGGCCGCCCGGGTTGGCGCCGAGCGGCGACGGCGCATGGCCGGACGGGCCGCGGAGCAGTTGCGGCGGGTCCGGGCGGCTTCGGTCCTGATGGTTTGCCAGGCCGTCCCGGGCGAGGCGTTCGAACCAGCGCGCGAGGCCGCGGCCCTGGTAGAGGGGCTGAACCTGGCCCTCTACCGTTTCGGCAAGTACAAGAGTGAAAACGGCGATAAGCCGCCCTATGCCGGCCCGAAAAATGTCGAGTTGCTGGTAACAGACGACAAGGGCAAGGCAGCCGGCAAAGCCGCGGAGATTCAAAGCGCCGTGGAGCGCGCCCTTCTGGTCACCACGGCGGTGCACACAGCCCGCGACCTGATCAACGAGATACCCCAGGAGATGACCCCCGAGCGTTTGGCCGAAAGCTCCGCCGCCCTGGTCGAGGGTATCCCGGGCCTCAGTTGCAGCGTGCTGGATGAGGCGGCTATGGAGCGCGAGGGCATGCAGGCCTCCCTGGCCGTGGGACGCGGCAGCTACAACCGCCCGCGTTTCATCCAGTTGAGCTGGACCCCACCCGAGACAGCAGACAGCGCCGAGCACCTGGTCCTGGTGGGCAAGGGGGTGACTTTCGACAGCGGCGGGCTTAACCTCAAGCCCGGCGACTCTATGCTCTCGATGAAAGCCGACATGTCCGGCGCGGCGGCGGTGATCTGCGCCCTCACGGTCATCGCCCGTCTGCGCCTGCCTCTCAAGGTCAGCGGCCTGATCTCGGCGGTGGAGAATATGCCCTCGGGACGGAGCTACCGCCCGGATGACATAGTACGCTCGTTCGGTGGGGTGAATATCGAGATCGGCAACACGGACGCCGAGGGCAGGCTGACCCTGGCGGATGCCCTGGGCTGGGCCGTGGCCCGCTGCGGCGCCACCCGGATCGTGGACCTCGCCACCCTCACCGGGGCCTGCATGGTCGCCCTGGGGGTGCAGACCGCCGGGGTGTTCGGCCAGCCGGAATCCTGGCGCGACACGGTCCTCGCGGCCGCCGCCGCCACCGGCGAGAAATGCACCGCCCTGCCGCTGGATGAGGACCTGGCCGATGACATCAAGAGCGAGTACGCGGATGTGCGCAACACCGGAGCCACCCGTTACGGCGGAGCGATCACCGCGGCGCTGTTCCTGCAGAGGTTCGTCAAGGACACGCCCTGGACACACCTGGACATTGCCGGCCCGGCCTGGACCGACAAGCGGCGGGATTACGCCGGTCCGGGCGGCACGGGTTTCGGTGTGCGCCTGCTGGTGCGCCTGGCCGAAAGCCTCTGCCGCGGGTAACTGCAACCGGAGCTTGGTTTGATCGTAGGGGCGGGTTTAAAACCCGCCCCTACAGGTAAATCGAGCCGCTTTATCGCCAATCCGTATTGTTTATAATTCACTGTGATATCCGCTTTTATCCGTGCCATCCGTGATTCCGGAGCGACGAAAAAAAAGGGCGCGGCGCGCCGTACCCCTGCAACTTAGTCTTTTCCTCTCCACGTCTTCGGTCACGAAACCGGCTCCACCTCCACCGCCGCAGCCGGACAGATCACCACACAGGCCCCGCAGCCGACACACTTGTCCACGATCACCTCCACCCGCGCGTCCAGCCCGCCGGCGTCCCGTACGATCCGCAGCGCTTTGTAATCACAGTAGCGCAGGCACTGGTCGCATTCCTTGTGACGGGTGAGAAGGCAAAGCCCGGTCTCAATCCGCGCCACACCCATGACCAGTCGCTGTTTATCCTCTACCGAAAATTTCCTTATCGCCCCGGTCGGGCAGACACTGCCGCAGGCCACGCACTCGGGCAGGCAATAGCCGCTGTTGAATTCCACCGCGGGAGTCAGGAGTCCCGCTACATTCCCGGTATCGACAGCCGGAGTGACAATCCCCGTGGGGCAGGCCCGTCCGCAGTTGCCGCAGCGGATACAAACCCCCTCGAGCTTTTCCTCCTCCAGCGCTCCCGGCGGACGGAGGAGGGAGGGTGTTTTCTTTCCGGCGGCCCGTCCCAGCCCCAGTTTCACCCCCACGCCCAGCAGCGCCCCCAGCAGCACCCGCCGCCCGCTGGAAAATGACAGCGCTGCGCTTTTCTCTTTGCGGAAAAGCCGTCGCACCCGGGAAAGGCTGTCTTGCAGGCTCCCCAGCGGGCACACCTTGCCGCACCAGATATTAGGCACGGCCCAACTTGCCGCCAGTACGAGTATCAGGCCGGAGGCCTTGAGAAAAACCAGCCAGGAGGTTTGTCTGCGGAAAACATCGAAAAAGGCGGTGAACAGGTTGACCGGGTCGATAATGCTCAGCAGCGGCGCGCCCAGTATTGCGGCTGCCACCGTCGCGGCCAGGATCAGCCCCCCGATCCGGGGCAGGCCGGCCAGGCGGCTCGCGGGCGGGCGGCCCTTGGATACAAGGTCACACAGCGCCCCGGCCGGGCAGAGCCAGCGGCAGTACCAGCGGTGACGGAACAGTGCGATCAGCAGCACCGCCCCGGCAATCAGGTGCAGCCAGCCAAGCCTCTGCCGCGCCATGACAGCGTCCAGCAGGACCAGCGGGCTGCTCCAGAGGTACAGCCCGCTCAGACGTCCCAGCCCCAGCGGCAGGGATACAAGCGCGGCCACCCCGGTCAGCACCAGGCGGGTCTGTCGGGAGCGGAGCCTCATCCCAGGTTGGCGTTCTGCTGCCTGAGCAACGCCTGCACCTGCTTGACATCCACCGCGCGGGCGGAGACCCCGCTTTGCGCCGCCACGGCCGCGGCCGCCCCGGCCCCGTGCCCGGTCACCAGGCAGGTGCCGATAATGCGCGTGTCCTCGACCAGGGCTTTCTCGAAACAGAAACAGCGCCCCGCGGCGATCAGGTTCTCGGTCTTCTTCGGTAAAAGCGCGCGGTAGGGTATCTGCCACCAGGGACGCTCGCGCATGGTAACCCGCTTGCCCTTGTACATGAGGCTGGTCCAGGCGCCGCTCACCCCGATCACGTCCTCGAAGCTCTTGTAGGTCATCGTGTCTTCCAGGGTCAGGCGGTACTCGGCGTCCAGGATACGCGACATGCGCACGCCAAGCTGCGCGGCCGTGTCCAGCAGGAACACTTTCTCGTAGCCGGGCTTGGAGCGGATTTTCTGCACGTTCTCCCAGATCTGGATCCGGTATTTCTGCTGCAGCCCGGCCAGGGCGTTCAGGTCGAGCGCATCCTGGTCGTCATCCCCGTGCATGTTGAACCAGTTCACGCCCTCGACCGGCGTTGGCAGGCCGATCTCCTGCGCTTCGAACCCCGGCCGCGATTTGTCGATCTTGTCAATGTTGCCCAGACGGTGCACCAGGCCGATATGGTATTTCATGTTCTCGTAGCTCTCCCCGGCCAGGCTCAGCACGTCCCCGTCCCCGGTGCCGTCCACCACCAGCTTGGGCGCAACCGCCACCCGCCCGGACTTGGTCTCCAGGATCACCGCCTTGATCCATCCGTTCTCCAACACCACGTTGGAGACCCAGCAGTGGTAGAGCACCCGCACGCCGGCCTCGCGTGTCATGGCGTCCAGCACGTACTTGCCCGCCTCCGGGTCGATCGTGGGGTTCACCTCCTCGATCGACATGCCCAGCTCACGCAGACGGCTGTTGATCTCGCCGCCGATCCCGAAAATCACCTGCTTGAACCCACCCTTCTTGTCCAATCCGTGGGTGGAGAGCAGTGGCAGCACCAGCCCCCCGGTCCAGAGGCCGCCCAAATGATTATAGCGCTCCACCAGAATAACCTTGGCCCCGGCGCGCCCGGCGGCGATTGCGGCCGCCACCCCGGCGGGTCCGCCGCCCGCCACCAGCACGTCCGTTTCGGCGATCACCGGTATCTGGCGCGCCGGTTCCAGAATGCTCGCCCCGGTTTGCAGTTTTAACCCCGCGGCCAGCGTATCCGGTTTGACAGCAGGTTCCGGCGCGGCAGCGGTTTGCTTGTCTTTCTGCGGGCTGCACTGCGCCGCGCCGAGCAGCGCACCGGAGGAGACGGCGACTGTGGAGATGAAATTTCTGCGCTTCATGGCAGGGCCTCTTGGAATGACTTGACTGGATGGGTTATTCTATGTCCGATGGAATGCTGCAACCGGCGCAACGCTGGAGCAGGTCGGGCGCGTCCGCCGCAGGGATGGGATTAAGATACGCGACCTTAAGCCGCTGTCAAGCTGTAACGTGAAAGACGCGGAAATACCGACAAAAAAAGGGCACGGCGCGCCGTGCCTCTACAAAAAGTTTTTCTATCGTCCTCGGACTGTACCCCCCGACCCCGCGGCTTTGCTGCTTTGGCCGAAACCAAAGCAGAAAAGAGTCTTTCGGCTTCTCACTGCAATTCCCTAACCGGACGTTACTGCCTCACTCCTCTTTCCCAAGGAGGTAAGCGGCTATAACCCCTCCTCCTGCCTCAGGATACGCGCCGCCTCCACCAGGGCCAGGTAGCCATCCGTGGGCACGTACTCCGGGATCGAGTTGCCCGAGCCCAGGGCCCAGCCGCGCGCCGAGGCCCGGAACCGTCGCCCGTCCTCCACCGCCCGTCGCGTAATCTCCCCGGGCTTCTCGCGGCACAGAAGGTCCATGTCGATCCCGCCGAACAGCCCGATCCGCTTACTGTAGCGCCCGATCCACTCGTCGAACGGCGCGATCACGTCCTCGTTCGAGTGCTTAGCGTCGATCCCCGCGGCGATCACGTCCTCCATCACCTCGAATATGCAGCCGCAGGAGTGCCAGAGCATCGGCTTGCCCGCGTCGTGTATCGCCCCGATCAGACGCCTGTACTGCGGGATAACGTGCCGGCGAATGACATCCGGGCTGGAGAGCAGCCCGCCCTTGAATCCCAGGTCGTCTCCGATGCGGCAGACCGCGAACAGGTCGCCCCAGCGGCGGAGGAACCCGCTCCAGATCGCGAGCATCGTATCGCCGATAGCCCGGTACAGCGCGGCGAAAGTCTCGGGGTCATCCACCTGGAGGTAGCTCAGCTGCTCGAACCCCACCAGGTCCTCGCTCAGCTCGTACACGCCGT
Proteins encoded in this window:
- a CDS encoding bifunctional folylpolyglutamate synthase/dihydrofolate synthase; this translates as MKIDSVPDYPAAVEALYGLQRFGIKLGLEKINSLLEALGRPEKNFPAAHVAGTNGKGACAAAIHAVLRAHGLNAGLYTSPHLCDLRERVRDSLGAVPESFVRDWVEANLERVLRERITFFETVTALAFDWFARREVVAAAVEVGLGGRWDATNALTPAVSVITSIGREHEAWLGRGLARIAGEKAGIAKPGVPLLCGVTARVPRAVIEESCRASGSPFLPLESEIRLGAVSVGPSGTRFNYRSVSLSLERVVVPLYGAHQARNLALGLRAAEMLLERLGVAPRAEAATAALAGLVWPGRFQRVSLPDGGELVLDVAHNPDAARKLATVWRRVYGARRAIVVAGLAADKDYASFLAALAPLAARFVLTVPDFGGSDNRSGAAEPQAMARALERRGIGVAFQVAEDVPRALESALDHPEPVLVTGSFRTVGEAMRALGLRLE
- a CDS encoding VWA domain-containing protein — encoded protein: MSDRFGISLESGHSLWLWLLIAALAALVLWSYRRTWPPVGAPYRALLICLRLAVFTVAAWLIFQPVLTWSVETRRRERVAVLLDNSASMRLPASAAGGPDSSSRVELALSLLGGLHSDSLSALYTFGDRLAPLTRTDSLGSTPSGRTDLAAALRQVIAPGAPAWDRIYVLSDGAVNSGEDPTALAAALPPLESVIVGRTPSAPDLALAALSQSRPAYDNEPVELELSVAVNLPPGAHSLPSGAAPVVDFQVDGSPVASLRLDAGSLSGRFIGGQVKLPPLPEGEHVLRAVLRPLPGEWTERNNERLLILEVARGRHPLLLVTDAADWDFTFLHRALSLNQDWAVSALVLLGGELHSVRSQDREGRFSAGRLPDDKELENIELVLLHGDLARLDRSFLERVAARAARGSLAPVLWPSVRLDPSALPAGLAACLHFASVPAPLVPQPARDIPCRLLPDNRFGLAVQAGDEELPPVESVMRLPGLAPDVVPLAALSGAASGLAADPHGAPLIVVRDHDGVRSATVLGTGLWRWHMLSQESPGQDIARYERLWETLAGWLISGRRSEGGTLRPERNVFQWGEAVAFSAPGADASDSLTLRLSLVREPEGPGEVPDSLPSLISSSPDPGQARRVVLGALTPGVYRWRVTAENPAAEARDYGGLFAVESYSPELAVVQPDTTLPAALARATGGGLTDSRAFSGRIGDNLTRRRVRHSLSLAGESWLYFVLIALLSAEWILRRRRSLA
- a CDS encoding leucyl aminopeptidase, with the protein product MEISLSRKLDLESGREVLLLPLAEGALAENQLFAALDRSLDGALARAAAQEDFQAKSGQALVLNTLGKVAVQRVVLLGLGEAARVGAERRRRMAGRAAEQLRRVRAASVLMVCQAVPGEAFEPAREAAALVEGLNLALYRFGKYKSENGDKPPYAGPKNVELLVTDDKGKAAGKAAEIQSAVERALLVTTAVHTARDLINEIPQEMTPERLAESSAALVEGIPGLSCSVLDEAAMEREGMQASLAVGRGSYNRPRFIQLSWTPPETADSAEHLVLVGKGVTFDSGGLNLKPGDSMLSMKADMSGAAAVICALTVIARLRLPLKVSGLISAVENMPSGRSYRPDDIVRSFGGVNIEIGNTDAEGRLTLADALGWAVARCGATRIVDLATLTGACMVALGVQTAGVFGQPESWRDTVLAAAAATGEKCTALPLDEDLADDIKSEYADVRNTGATRYGGAITAALFLQRFVKDTPWTHLDIAGPAWTDKRRDYAGPGGTGFGVRLLVRLAESLCRG
- a CDS encoding 4Fe-4S binding protein — its product is MRLRSRQTRLVLTGVAALVSLPLGLGRLSGLYLWSSPLVLLDAVMARQRLGWLHLIAGAVLLIALFRHRWYCRWLCPAGALCDLVSKGRPPASRLAGLPRIGGLILAATVAAAILGAPLLSIIDPVNLFTAFFDVFRRQTSWLVFLKASGLILVLAASWAVPNIWCGKVCPLGSLQDSLSRVRRLFRKEKSAALSFSSGRRVLLGALLGVGVKLGLGRAAGKKTPSLLRPPGALEEEKLEGVCIRCGNCGRACPTGIVTPAVDTGNVAGLLTPAVEFNSGYCLPECVACGSVCPTGAIRKFSVEDKQRLVMGVARIETGLCLLTRHKECDQCLRYCDYKALRIVRDAGGLDARVEVIVDKCVGCGACVVICPAAAVEVEPVS
- a CDS encoding FAD-dependent oxidoreductase, with the protein product MKRRNFISTVAVSSGALLGAAQCSPQKDKQTAAAPEPAVKPDTLAAGLKLQTGASILEPARQIPVIAETDVLVAGGGPAGVAAAIAAGRAGAKVILVERYNHLGGLWTGGLVLPLLSTHGLDKKGGFKQVIFGIGGEINSRLRELGMSIEEVNPTIDPEAGKYVLDAMTREAGVRVLYHCWVSNVVLENGWIKAVILETKSGRVAVAPKLVVDGTGDGDVLSLAGESYENMKYHIGLVHRLGNIDKIDKSRPGFEAQEIGLPTPVEGVNWFNMHGDDDQDALDLNALAGLQQKYRIQIWENVQKIRSKPGYEKVFLLDTAAQLGVRMSRILDAEYRLTLEDTMTYKSFEDVIGVSGAWTSLMYKGKRVTMRERPWWQIPYRALLPKKTENLIAAGRCFCFEKALVEDTRIIGTCLVTGHGAGAAAAVAAQSGVSARAVDVKQVQALLRQQNANLG